One Acidobacteriota bacterium DNA window includes the following coding sequences:
- a CDS encoding radical SAM protein, with protein MTRPRLLTLIVEVTTACDHACGHCYNVWHLPGAPPDIPTAAPADLRPLLGRVLDQAECPHVTLSGGEPLLRDDLEDLVRFLVDRGSGVTLVTNGRRLSEGRVEGLVRAGVGLFELPLFSHRREVHDALSGREGSFDAVLAALADLMEHRGPAVTVFVATHRNIADFRDTLALAFAFGARGVMFNRVNPGGRGAARWDDLLPDLDAVKDALTAAEEASRQYGLAVSCGVPLMPCLLDLSACPSVSTGFCGAGTERAYHTLDTAGNVRPCNHTTTVLGNVWEEPLADILAPGRLSPFRAALPEICRACPRAAECQGGCKAAAQVCFGRLDLPEPFLRANLSRRRPL; from the coding sequence ATGACCCGTCCCCGTCTCCTGACGCTCATCGTCGAGGTGACCACGGCGTGCGACCACGCCTGCGGCCACTGCTACAACGTCTGGCACCTCCCCGGCGCCCCGCCGGACATCCCCACGGCCGCCCCGGCGGACCTGCGCCCGCTCCTCGGGCGCGTACTCGACCAGGCGGAGTGCCCCCACGTGACCCTTTCCGGCGGCGAGCCCCTCCTGCGGGACGACCTGGAGGACCTCGTCCGTTTCCTCGTCGACCGGGGGTCCGGCGTCACCCTCGTCACCAACGGCCGCCGGCTGTCGGAAGGCCGGGTCGAGGGGCTCGTCCGGGCCGGCGTGGGACTCTTCGAACTCCCGTTGTTCAGCCACCGGCGCGAGGTCCACGACGCGCTGTCCGGCCGGGAAGGGTCCTTCGACGCGGTGCTGGCCGCCCTGGCCGACCTGATGGAGCACCGCGGCCCGGCCGTCACCGTCTTCGTGGCCACCCACCGCAACATCGCCGACTTCCGGGACACCCTCGCCCTCGCCTTCGCCTTCGGCGCCCGCGGCGTCATGTTCAACCGCGTCAATCCGGGCGGCCGGGGGGCCGCGCGCTGGGACGATCTGCTGCCCGACCTCGACGCCGTGAAGGACGCCCTGACCGCCGCCGAGGAAGCCTCACGGCAGTACGGCCTCGCCGTTTCCTGCGGGGTGCCCCTCATGCCCTGCCTCCTGGACCTCTCCGCCTGCCCCTCGGTCAGCACCGGCTTCTGCGGCGCCGGGACGGAGCGGGCCTACCACACCCTCGACACCGCGGGGAACGTGCGCCCCTGCAACCACACCACCACGGTGCTGGGCAACGTGTGGGAAGAGCCGCTGGCGGACATCCTCGCACCGGGACGCCTGTCGCCCTTCCGGGCCGCCCTGCCCGAAATCTGCCGGGCGTGCCCCCGCGCCGCGGAGTGCCAGGGGGGCTGCAAGGCCGCGGCCCAGGTCTGCTTCGGCCGCCTCGACCTCCCCGAACCCTTCCTCCGGGCCAACCTCTCCCGCCGCCGCCCGCTCTGA
- a CDS encoding oligopeptide transporter, OPT family, translating to MSQDPSGETGGGGARQLSPAAYRELKPGETFEPYIAARELIPEFTARAVTTGIAMAIIFSVAATYSGLKVAQVFEAAIPIGILTVGLSGLFRRRNTILENVIVQSVGAASGLVVAGSIFTLPALYIMNVAPSTGPMLLTMFITSVLGSLLGIVFLIPLRRYFMVEQHGKLPFPEATAINEVFVTGEAGGEQARVLVLAAGVGGIFDFLATSVKAWSEIVNFQFIPVVKNLAVSAKATVSLNAVSLILGLGFITGLRYSAIICAGSFFSTLVLVPLIYHLGQGYLFPVPPAPLPNYHVLIGDMSATELFRLYAQRIGVGAMAGAGIIGIIKSLPTICSAFSLGFHEIFHHKKAGAKETARTDRDLKMSTILLVIVLTLAALLAFFFILMRQDPNSAAKAPQIALTGLAIAFIFSFLFTTVAALATAMTGNNPISGMTLVTLIVGSTLLVSVGLAGDFGKFAAIVMGAVVCSALAMSGGFVTDLKVGYWLGSTPRYQQISKIIGTLFAAVGVALTVLLIHTAYGSVDSAGAFISGFKNTAVVPAPQANLFATILSGIFDKAPVTWALYGMGLALAVILEMMKIPPLAFAIGMYLPIEINTPLFVGGVISHFVAKSSRDKAVSEDRVRRGTLLASGFIAGGAIMGVVGALLVLADWAKYIDMEHLRSSDVGQMIGAAAFAGLCLFLYLNSKRARPVS from the coding sequence ATGAGCCAGGACCCCAGTGGTGAAACCGGAGGCGGCGGCGCACGGCAGTTGTCCCCCGCGGCTTACCGCGAATTGAAGCCCGGCGAGACGTTCGAGCCCTACATCGCGGCCCGGGAGCTGATCCCGGAATTCACCGCCCGGGCGGTAACCACCGGCATCGCGATGGCGATCATCTTTTCGGTGGCCGCCACCTACTCCGGCCTGAAGGTGGCCCAGGTCTTCGAGGCGGCCATCCCCATCGGGATCCTCACCGTCGGGCTCTCCGGCCTCTTCCGACGGCGAAACACCATCCTGGAGAACGTCATCGTCCAGAGCGTGGGCGCCGCGTCGGGCCTGGTGGTGGCCGGTTCCATCTTCACCCTCCCGGCCCTGTACATCATGAACGTGGCGCCGTCCACCGGCCCCATGCTCCTGACCATGTTCATCACCTCGGTGCTCGGCTCGCTCCTGGGCATCGTGTTCCTGATCCCCCTGCGCCGCTACTTCATGGTGGAGCAGCACGGGAAGCTGCCGTTCCCGGAGGCCACGGCCATCAACGAGGTCTTCGTGACGGGCGAGGCGGGCGGCGAGCAGGCCCGGGTCCTGGTGCTGGCGGCGGGCGTCGGCGGCATCTTCGACTTTCTGGCCACCTCCGTCAAGGCCTGGAGCGAGATCGTCAACTTCCAGTTCATCCCGGTGGTCAAGAACCTCGCCGTCTCCGCCAAGGCCACGGTGAGCCTCAACGCCGTCAGCCTCATCCTGGGGCTGGGCTTCATCACCGGGCTGCGCTACTCCGCCATCATCTGCGCGGGCAGCTTCTTCTCGACGCTGGTCCTGGTTCCGCTGATCTACCACCTGGGGCAGGGGTACCTGTTCCCGGTCCCGCCGGCGCCGCTCCCCAACTACCACGTGCTGATCGGCGACATGAGCGCCACGGAACTGTTCCGGCTCTACGCCCAGCGGATCGGCGTGGGCGCCATGGCCGGCGCGGGCATCATCGGGATCATCAAGAGTCTGCCCACCATCTGCAGCGCGTTCTCGCTGGGCTTTCACGAGATCTTCCACCACAAGAAGGCCGGCGCGAAGGAAACGGCCCGGACGGACCGCGACCTCAAGATGAGCACCATCCTCCTGGTGATCGTGCTGACGCTGGCCGCACTGCTGGCCTTCTTCTTCATCCTGATGCGGCAGGACCCGAATTCCGCCGCGAAGGCCCCGCAGATCGCCCTCACCGGCCTGGCCATCGCCTTCATCTTCTCCTTCCTGTTCACCACGGTGGCGGCCCTGGCCACCGCCATGACCGGCAACAACCCCATCTCGGGCATGACGCTGGTGACCCTCATCGTGGGGTCAACCCTGCTGGTGTCCGTCGGGTTGGCGGGCGACTTCGGGAAGTTTGCCGCCATCGTCATGGGCGCCGTGGTCTGCTCCGCCCTGGCCATGAGCGGCGGGTTCGTCACCGACCTCAAGGTGGGCTACTGGCTGGGATCCACGCCCCGGTACCAGCAGATCTCCAAGATCATCGGCACCCTCTTCGCCGCCGTGGGCGTCGCCCTCACCGTCCTGCTGATCCACACCGCCTACGGGAGCGTGGACTCCGCGGGGGCCTTCATCTCCGGCTTCAAGAACACGGCGGTGGTGCCCGCGCCGCAGGCGAACCTCTTCGCCACCATCCTCTCGGGCATCTTCGACAAGGCGCCGGTCACCTGGGCCCTTTACGGGATGGGCCTGGCCCTGGCCGTCATCCTCGAGATGATGAAGATCCCGCCCCTCGCCTTCGCCATCGGGATGTACCTGCCCATCGAGATCAACACCCCCCTCTTCGTCGGCGGGGTGATCTCCCACTTCGTGGCGAAGAGCAGCAGGGACAAGGCCGTCTCCGAGGACCGGGTCCGGCGCGGGACCCTCCTGGCCAGCGGATTCATCGCCGGGGGCGCCATCATGGGCGTCGTGGGGGCGCTCCTGGTCCTGGCGGACTGGGCGAAGTACATCGACATGGAGCACCTGCGGTCCTCGGACGTCGGACAGATGATCGGCGCGGCGGCCTTCGCGGGCCTCTGCCTTTTCCTCTACCTGAACTCGAAAAGGGCTCGGCCCGTTTCCTGA
- the glgX gene encoding glycogen debranching protein GlgX, with translation MSTIPFTPDRRARRDAVFSVIGPDFEIQRGHPLPLGVSAVREGLNFAVFSQHATGVTLVLFLPGEEESLLEFPLDPDANRTGDVWHLLVRGLDPGIEYGWRAVREPDDKPAIHRYHPADILVDPYARALSGGSRWGETLHLLSSGPGRGSVRKRYALVADEGYDWEDEHPLRIHLAETVIYELHVRGFTRHPSSGVAAPGSFAGLAEKIPYLKDLGVTAVELMPVTEFEENDNPRVNPFTGEVLKNFWGYHPVSFFAPKAAYASDPAPGAAVREFKDMVRAFHRAGIEVILDMVFNHTAEGDERGPTLSFRGLDNMVYYIVDPETGEYANFSGCGNTLRCNHPVVRNMITDCLRFWVTEMHVDGFRFDLASILGRGREGEVLASPPLIEQIAGDPVLAGAKLIAEAWDAAGLYQVGTFPHWGRWAEWNGRFRDDVRRFVKGDAGMVGAIATRLAGSPDLYQDDGRSSHHSINFVTCHDGLTLRDLVSFSRKHNEVNGEENRDGIGDDLSWNCGVEGTADNPAVEALRRRQARNFAVLLLLSQGVPMVLGGDEFERTQQGNNNAYCQDNDITWVDWGRLERNRDLHRFFRLLLRHRREYPILRGRRPSGTGFESQAPEFVWHGVRVGEPDWSWESRCLAVQLRGEPWTDEFYLAFNMHWEPHDFELPDGGGASGWKRVLDTARESPDDIADPGAEPALKRKICRLAPRSAVVLRRGRRL, from the coding sequence ATGAGCACCATCCCCTTCACCCCCGACCGGCGGGCCCGCCGGGACGCCGTGTTTTCCGTCATCGGCCCCGACTTCGAGATCCAGCGCGGCCACCCGCTCCCCCTGGGCGTCAGCGCGGTCCGGGAGGGGCTCAACTTCGCCGTGTTTTCCCAGCACGCCACCGGCGTCACCCTGGTGCTCTTCCTCCCGGGGGAGGAAGAGTCCCTCCTGGAGTTTCCCCTGGACCCGGACGCGAACCGGACCGGCGACGTCTGGCACCTCCTGGTCCGCGGGCTGGACCCGGGGATCGAGTACGGCTGGCGGGCCGTCCGGGAGCCCGACGACAAGCCCGCGATCCACCGGTACCACCCGGCCGACATCCTGGTGGACCCCTACGCCCGCGCCCTCTCCGGGGGTTCCCGCTGGGGGGAGACGCTGCACCTTCTGTCCAGCGGCCCCGGCCGGGGGTCGGTGCGGAAACGCTACGCCCTGGTGGCCGACGAGGGCTACGACTGGGAGGACGAGCACCCCTTGCGGATCCACCTGGCCGAGACCGTCATCTACGAACTCCACGTGCGGGGCTTCACCCGGCACCCCTCCAGCGGCGTCGCCGCTCCCGGCTCCTTCGCGGGCCTGGCGGAGAAGATCCCCTACCTGAAAGACCTGGGGGTAACCGCCGTGGAACTCATGCCGGTCACCGAGTTCGAGGAAAACGACAACCCGCGGGTCAACCCCTTCACCGGCGAGGTCCTCAAGAACTTCTGGGGCTACCACCCCGTCTCCTTCTTCGCCCCGAAAGCGGCCTACGCGTCCGACCCCGCACCCGGCGCGGCGGTCCGGGAGTTCAAGGACATGGTGCGGGCCTTCCACCGCGCCGGGATCGAGGTCATCCTCGACATGGTCTTCAACCACACGGCCGAAGGGGACGAGCGGGGCCCCACCCTGTCCTTCCGGGGCCTGGACAACATGGTCTACTACATCGTGGACCCCGAGACGGGCGAGTACGCCAACTTCTCCGGCTGCGGCAACACCCTGCGGTGCAACCACCCCGTCGTCCGCAACATGATCACGGACTGCCTCCGGTTCTGGGTCACCGAGATGCACGTGGACGGGTTCCGCTTCGACCTCGCCTCGATCCTGGGGCGGGGTCGGGAAGGGGAAGTCCTGGCCTCCCCGCCGCTCATCGAGCAGATCGCGGGCGACCCCGTCCTGGCGGGGGCCAAGCTCATCGCCGAGGCCTGGGACGCCGCGGGGCTCTACCAGGTCGGCACCTTCCCGCACTGGGGGCGGTGGGCCGAGTGGAACGGGCGCTTCCGCGACGACGTCCGCCGCTTTGTCAAGGGCGACGCGGGGATGGTGGGCGCCATCGCCACCCGGCTGGCGGGAAGCCCCGACCTCTACCAGGACGACGGGCGTTCCTCCCACCACAGCATCAACTTCGTGACCTGCCACGACGGCCTGACCCTCCGGGACCTGGTGAGCTTCAGCCGGAAGCACAACGAGGTCAACGGGGAGGAGAACCGGGACGGGATCGGCGACGACCTCAGCTGGAACTGCGGGGTGGAGGGAACGGCGGACAACCCCGCCGTGGAGGCCCTCCGCCGCCGCCAGGCGCGGAACTTCGCCGTGCTGCTCCTCCTCTCCCAGGGCGTCCCCATGGTCCTCGGCGGCGACGAGTTCGAGCGCACCCAGCAGGGCAACAACAACGCCTACTGCCAGGACAACGACATCACCTGGGTGGACTGGGGCCGCCTCGAGCGGAACCGGGACCTCCACCGCTTCTTCCGGCTCCTGCTCCGCCACCGGCGGGAATACCCCATCCTTCGCGGCCGCCGGCCCTCGGGGACCGGTTTCGAGAGCCAGGCCCCGGAATTCGTCTGGCACGGGGTCCGGGTGGGGGAGCCCGACTGGTCCTGGGAGTCCCGCTGCCTGGCGGTCCAACTGCGGGGGGAGCCCTGGACGGACGAGTTCTACCTCGCCTTCAACATGCACTGGGAGCCCCACGACTTCGAACTCCCCGACGGGGGCGGGGCTTCGGGCTGGAAGCGCGTGCTGGACACCGCCCGCGAGTCCCCCGACGACATCGCCGATCCCGGGGCGGAACCCGCCTTGAAACGTAAAATCTGCCGACTGGCCCCCCGTTCCGCCGTGGTGCTTCGGAGGGGACGCAGGTTGTAG
- a CDS encoding AbrB/MazE/SpoVT family DNA-binding domain-containing protein produces MVSTLSTKGQLIIPSAVRKKMRLDSGTRFKVDIVGDKIVLEPLREDPVQRLYGRFKGEDLLGELEREHAKELIGDDAADLRP; encoded by the coding sequence ATGGTCTCCACGTTGTCCACCAAGGGGCAATTGATCATCCCGAGCGCCGTCCGGAAAAAGATGCGGCTCGATTCCGGCACCCGTTTCAAGGTGGACATCGTCGGGGACAAGATCGTCCTGGAGCCGCTCCGCGAGGACCCGGTGCAACGGCTCTACGGTCGCTTCAAGGGCGAAGATCTCCTGGGGGAGCTGGAGAGGGAGCACGCCAAGGAGTTGATTGGCGATGACGCCGCCGACCTTCGTCCTTGA
- a CDS encoding linear amide C-N hydrolase, with the protein MDKRIMRVTLFVLAAIFPAGFAAACSTFSFVSAGRTYVGQNYDWQIDEGYVLVNPRGVAKKALTLETPAAWVSRHGSVTFNQYGREFPNGGMNEAGLVVEVMWMSETRYPDRDERPAVNSSQWVQYVLDTCDTVADVLATDAKLRVEAGFNSPKLHYLVTEASGRSAAVEWLDGRRVVHTGEKLPVPALTNSPYTESLEMAGLAPGGGAKPTPLQLVNSRVRFTRLAGSLALATPMPPARAVDWAFGLLDGVRMTALTKWTIVYDVQGRVLHFRSQRAPAVKTLAFRDLDFACGKTQKSLDINTSQAGDAAKCLTDYTLEANRALVRQSFARTSFLTNLPAFLVELVAQYPLTLTCAETAR; encoded by the coding sequence TTGGACAAGCGAATCATGCGGGTGACCTTGTTCGTGTTGGCGGCGATTTTTCCGGCGGGTTTCGCGGCCGCCTGCTCCACCTTCAGCTTCGTCTCGGCCGGGCGAACCTACGTCGGCCAGAACTACGACTGGCAGATCGACGAGGGTTACGTGCTGGTGAACCCGCGCGGGGTGGCCAAGAAGGCGCTGACCCTCGAGACGCCCGCCGCCTGGGTGTCGCGCCACGGGAGCGTGACCTTCAACCAGTACGGGCGCGAGTTTCCCAACGGCGGCATGAACGAGGCAGGGCTCGTGGTGGAGGTCATGTGGATGAGCGAGACCCGCTACCCCGACCGTGACGAGCGCCCCGCGGTGAATTCCTCCCAGTGGGTCCAGTACGTCCTGGACACCTGCGACACCGTGGCGGACGTCCTGGCCACCGACGCGAAGCTCCGGGTCGAGGCGGGCTTCAACTCCCCGAAACTCCACTACCTGGTCACGGAGGCCTCCGGTCGCAGCGCGGCCGTGGAGTGGCTCGACGGCCGCCGGGTCGTCCACACGGGGGAAAAGCTCCCGGTGCCCGCCCTGACCAATTCCCCCTACACCGAGTCCCTCGAGATGGCCGGGCTGGCGCCGGGGGGCGGGGCCAAGCCGACCCCCCTTCAGCTCGTGAACTCCCGGGTTCGCTTCACCCGCCTGGCGGGCTCGCTGGCCCTGGCCACCCCCATGCCCCCGGCGCGGGCCGTGGACTGGGCCTTCGGGCTCCTGGACGGGGTCCGGATGACGGCCTTGACGAAGTGGACCATTGTTTATGACGTCCAGGGCCGGGTCCTCCACTTCCGGAGCCAGCGGGCGCCCGCCGTCAAGACCCTCGCCTTCCGTGACCTCGACTTCGCCTGCGGGAAAACCCAGAAATCCCTCGACATCAACACCAGCCAAGCGGGGGATGCGGCGAAATGCCTGACCGACTACACGCTGGAGGCAAACCGCGCCCTGGTCCGGCAATCCTTTGCCCGGACGAGCTTTCTGACCAATCTCCCCGCGTTCCTCGTCGAGTTGGTGGCCCAGTATCCGCTCACCCTGACCTGCGCCGAAACAGCCCGGTAG
- a CDS encoding glycosyltransferase family 39 protein: MKTGRQVMTDTMQPSKQDIAFGRRVTVLALLAVVLAGFAVRLPELSQSGLAEDEVNKIEAVRSYQRGDFAVNVEHPLLMKNLILVSVAFADFCNARVGDPAGQPFIPEETAVRFPNVLFGALTALPLYFLGAALFSRPVGFLAALLWALGLNAAAVNRIAKEDTLLVFFFLWGFYCHLRMKTTPDDDPRRKRRFYYLSAACFGLMLTSKYFPHFWGLTLLFFWLHRKLQPGQYPADRYGRRDLFRYFAVMAGVFLLVNPLVLSPQVLSQVFFYVGQATVTHHGYAMSGWLFPNSILMTPLGGTPWYFYFLFLLVKLPLPVLAALAAGLAVSVRRWRERGPSFLLFWAFFWLFSYSLSGVKFLRYTLTLTPLIYLAAAYGAVATAEWAAGRLRRRGALSVTGLRWAAGAVLAVGAAVPLLAVQPFFSLYLNPIGGGTRWAGTHFPHDEYYDLRLREAVDAVARQAPPGSAVAGETPAVFRYYLARYGRPDMRVVNLSDLRFALAPETPVYVFLQPGRVYYENLEFFDLLWGKRRPFRDIQLWDRPVIRVYALTGAEFRRLADSRRFAPPRKFPVLPLTFLKDDGRLSLGLPGAPLP; encoded by the coding sequence ATGAAAACAGGCAGACAGGTCATGACGGATACAATGCAGCCCAGCAAGCAGGACATCGCCTTCGGGCGAAGGGTCACCGTATTGGCCCTTCTGGCCGTCGTCCTGGCCGGGTTCGCCGTCCGGCTTCCCGAACTGAGCCAGAGCGGACTGGCGGAGGACGAGGTCAACAAGATCGAGGCGGTGCGAAGCTACCAGCGGGGCGATTTCGCCGTGAACGTGGAGCACCCGCTCCTGATGAAGAACCTGATCCTGGTCTCGGTGGCCTTCGCCGACTTCTGCAACGCCCGCGTCGGTGACCCGGCCGGGCAGCCCTTCATCCCGGAGGAGACGGCCGTCCGCTTCCCCAACGTCCTGTTCGGGGCGCTGACCGCCCTCCCGCTGTACTTCCTGGGGGCGGCCCTCTTCTCCCGCCCCGTGGGCTTCCTCGCCGCCCTGCTGTGGGCCCTGGGGCTCAACGCCGCGGCCGTCAACCGCATCGCCAAGGAGGACACTCTCCTCGTCTTCTTCTTCCTGTGGGGGTTCTACTGCCACCTGCGGATGAAGACGACCCCCGACGACGACCCCCGGCGGAAACGGCGGTTCTACTACCTTTCGGCTGCGTGTTTCGGCCTGATGCTGACCTCGAAGTACTTCCCGCACTTCTGGGGACTGACCCTCCTCTTCTTTTGGCTCCACCGGAAGCTGCAGCCCGGGCAGTACCCCGCCGACCGCTACGGCCGGCGGGACCTTTTCCGGTACTTCGCCGTGATGGCCGGGGTCTTCCTGCTGGTCAACCCCCTCGTCCTGAGCCCCCAGGTCCTGAGCCAGGTCTTTTTCTATGTCGGGCAGGCCACCGTCACGCACCACGGCTACGCGATGTCCGGCTGGCTGTTCCCCAACAGCATCCTGATGACGCCCCTGGGCGGGACGCCCTGGTACTTCTACTTCCTCTTCCTCCTGGTCAAGCTCCCCCTGCCGGTCCTCGCGGCGCTGGCCGCGGGCCTGGCCGTCAGTGTCCGCCGGTGGCGCGAGCGGGGCCCGAGCTTCCTCCTGTTCTGGGCCTTCTTCTGGCTGTTTTCCTACTCCCTCTCCGGCGTGAAGTTCCTGCGCTATACCCTGACCCTGACGCCCCTGATCTACCTGGCCGCCGCGTACGGGGCGGTGGCGACGGCGGAGTGGGCCGCCGGGCGGTTGCGCCGCCGCGGCGCCCTCTCCGTGACGGGACTGCGGTGGGCGGCCGGGGCGGTCCTGGCGGTGGGAGCGGCCGTCCCTCTCCTCGCCGTGCAGCCTTTCTTCTCGCTCTACCTCAACCCCATCGGCGGCGGGACACGCTGGGCGGGCACCCACTTCCCCCACGACGAGTACTACGACCTCCGTCTGCGGGAGGCCGTCGACGCCGTCGCCCGCCAGGCCCCGCCCGGCAGCGCCGTGGCCGGGGAGACGCCGGCGGTGTTCCGCTACTACCTGGCCCGGTACGGCCGCCCCGACATGCGGGTCGTGAACCTGTCGGACCTGCGTTTCGCCCTCGCGCCGGAGACCCCCGTCTACGTCTTCCTTCAGCCTGGTCGGGTCTACTACGAGAACCTGGAGTTCTTCGACCTCCTGTGGGGGAAGCGGCGCCCCTTCCGGGACATCCAGCTCTGGGACCGGCCGGTGATCCGGGTGTACGCCCTCACCGGGGCGGAATTCCGCCGCCTCGCCGACAGCCGGCGCTTCGCGCCGCCCCGGAAATTCCCCGTGCTGCCGCTCACCTTCCTGAAGGACGACGGCCGCCTGTCGCTGGGCCTCCCCGGGGCGCCTCTCCCCTGA
- a CDS encoding rhomboid family intramembrane serine protease, translating to MIFPVAHEKQVVRRMPWMSILFIGLNFVLFLLSHYSAQGTEKKAEEQLQKVLDYWQAHPWTKLPPEVTKNAGEEVKQFASLMEQMYNETGYEPSLAEQKNHQEELNRMGKEFESALFEHPFLRYGFIPGKPTLLAFFACMFIHGGWLHLLFNMWFFYLAGPSIEDVYGRTGFVIFYLGTGAAATLTHMAMFSSSMVPVVGASGAIAGLMGAFLVRFWHSKITLFYFFGFWARGTFDAPAWLMLPLWLIEQVWFAFLMQEQGGVGYWAHIGGFVAGALGAWLIKALRVEERVIAPGIDRRIEQTHTSIFDQGLDRLAAGDPIGAREPLLKALEKDPCNPDLLEALWKSYEAVGETREGERYILAAIEGEVRKNAWRSAFHLWSELARLSENRGSPSLRWKLAKGMKTADPFMAGDVFQTLVDDPAAGELAAKAAAEIRDLVEKGYYREGV from the coding sequence ATGATATTCCCGGTTGCGCACGAAAAGCAGGTCGTCCGCCGGATGCCCTGGATGAGCATCCTCTTCATCGGGCTGAATTTCGTGCTTTTTCTCCTGTCACACTACAGCGCGCAGGGAACGGAGAAAAAGGCTGAGGAGCAGCTTCAGAAGGTCCTTGATTACTGGCAGGCGCACCCTTGGACAAAGCTCCCACCGGAGGTAACGAAAAACGCCGGCGAAGAGGTGAAACAGTTCGCCTCGTTGATGGAGCAGATGTACAACGAGACCGGGTACGAGCCCAGTCTCGCGGAGCAGAAGAATCACCAGGAAGAACTGAACCGGATGGGGAAGGAATTCGAGTCGGCACTTTTCGAACACCCCTTCCTCCGCTACGGTTTCATCCCGGGAAAGCCCACGCTCCTGGCCTTCTTCGCGTGCATGTTCATCCACGGGGGATGGCTGCACCTCCTTTTCAACATGTGGTTCTTCTATTTGGCCGGACCCTCCATCGAGGACGTCTACGGGAGGACCGGCTTCGTTATCTTCTACCTGGGGACCGGCGCGGCCGCCACCCTGACGCACATGGCCATGTTCTCGAGCTCCATGGTTCCGGTCGTGGGCGCCTCGGGGGCGATCGCCGGCCTGATGGGCGCCTTTCTCGTGCGGTTCTGGCACTCGAAGATCACCTTGTTCTACTTTTTCGGGTTCTGGGCCCGGGGGACCTTCGACGCCCCCGCATGGCTCATGCTGCCGCTCTGGTTGATCGAGCAGGTGTGGTTCGCCTTCTTGATGCAAGAGCAGGGCGGGGTGGGTTACTGGGCGCACATCGGCGGCTTCGTCGCCGGGGCCCTGGGCGCCTGGTTGATCAAGGCTTTGCGGGTGGAGGAGCGGGTCATCGCCCCTGGCATCGACCGGCGGATCGAACAGACCCACACGTCCATCTTCGACCAGGGCCTGGACCGCCTGGCCGCCGGCGACCCCATCGGCGCCCGGGAACCGCTGCTGAAAGCCCTGGAGAAGGACCCCTGCAACCCCGACCTCCTCGAGGCGCTCTGGAAAAGCTACGAGGCCGTCGGGGAAACCCGGGAGGGCGAACGCTACATCCTGGCGGCCATCGAGGGGGAGGTTCGAAAGAATGCCTGGCGCTCCGCCTTTCACCTCTGGAGCGAGCTGGCCCGCCTGTCGGAGAACCGGGGCTCGCCCAGCCTCCGCTGGAAACTGGCGAAGGGGATGAAGACGGCGGACCCCTTCATGGCCGGGGACGTCTTCCAGACCCTCGTGGACGACCCCGCCGCCGGCGAACTCGCCGCCAAGGCCGCCGCGGAGATCCGGGACCTGGTGGAGAAGGGGTATTATCGGGAAGGGGTTTAG
- a CDS encoding type II toxin-antitoxin system VapC family toxin: MTPPTFVLDAWALLAFLQGEEPAAARVAFLLRAHADSQAELFVSVINLGEVFYRLGRTVGVSAAERVMEDIREMGLNVLPADEATVFHAARLKALHRISYADAFAAAAAESRGGTLVTGDAELKAVDWPFPLEFLSRER; the protein is encoded by the coding sequence ATGACGCCGCCGACCTTCGTCCTTGACGCGTGGGCGCTCCTGGCGTTTCTTCAGGGAGAGGAGCCGGCGGCGGCCCGGGTGGCGTTTCTTCTGAGAGCGCATGCCGACAGTCAAGCCGAATTGTTTGTCTCCGTGATCAACCTGGGTGAGGTCTTCTATCGGTTGGGACGGACAGTGGGGGTTTCCGCCGCCGAGAGAGTGATGGAGGACATCCGGGAGATGGGCTTGAATGTGCTGCCGGCCGACGAGGCAACGGTGTTTCATGCCGCCCGCCTGAAGGCGCTGCATCGGATCTCGTATGCGGATGCCTTCGCCGCCGCCGCGGCCGAATCACGGGGTGGGACGCTGGTGACGGGGGACGCCGAACTCAAGGCTGTCGACTGGCCGTTCCCGCTGGAGTTTCTGAGCCGGGAACGTTGA